A genomic window from Glycine soja cultivar W05 chromosome 10, ASM419377v2, whole genome shotgun sequence includes:
- the LOC114369855 gene encoding DDB1- and CUL4-associated factor 8-like isoform X3 gives MFVEQSESLLTHPIHPQVMMNKRPLTAVYNKALPDLCNRELGHLPPRNFALRLGASEDLVLRLELLRNLQKHRGCVNTVSFNADGDTLVSGSDDWGVILWDWETGRIKLSFHSGHSNNVFQAKFMPHSHDRTIVTCAADGQVRHAQILENGRVETKCLAKHQGRAHKLAVEPGSPHIFYTCGEDGLVQHFDLRTGAATELFTCQPIKDRWSYMPVIHLNAIAIDPRNPNLFAVAGSDEYARLYDIRRYKWDGSTDFGQPTDFFCPPHLIGDQQVGITGLAFSEQRELLVSYNDELIYLFTQDMGLGPNPPDPGSPKSMNSDASEIGFSHGSVSSQSNMDADDKITPQVFKGHRNCETVKGVNFFGPKCEYVVSGSDCGRIFIWKKKGGQLIRVMEADKHVVNCIESHPHTMVLASSGIENDIKIWTPKALEKATLPKNIEQKPKAKGWMYRIAYPEDLMQLISLPRRRVRTESNGENSSTDRDLLQLILTFNANSDSSNEDDDDGDTTSQDDLFS, from the exons ATGTTTGTTGAGCAATCTGAATCTCTGCTTACACACCCAATTCATCCACAGGTCATGATGAACAAGAGGCCATTAACCGCCGTCTACAACAAGGCGCTCCCCGATCTTTGCAATCGAGAACTCGGCCACCTGCCCCCAAGGAATTTCGCTCTCCGTCTTGGCGCCTCCGAG GATCTTGTCCTTCGACTTGAATTACTGAGGAATCTGCAAAAACACAGAGGTTGTGTCAACACTGTGAGCTTCAATGCAGATGGTGACACTCTAGTCTCCGGTTCCGACGATTGGGGGGTTATTCTCTGGGACTGGGAAACTGGCCGCATTAAACTCTCCTTCCATTCTGGTCATTCTAACAATGTTTTCCAGGCCAAGTTCATGCCTCACTCTCATGATCGTACCATTGTCACCTGTGCTGCTGATGGACAG gtGAGACATGCTCAAATTCTTGAAAATGGACGAGTCGAAACTAAGTGTCTGGCCAAGCATCAGGGAAGGGCTCATAAGTTGGCTGTTGAGCCTGGTAGCCCTCATATCTTTTATACCTGTGGTGAAGATGGATTAGTGCAGCAT TTTGATTTGAGAACTGGGGCTGCAACAGAACTTTTTACATGCCAGCCAATCAAGGATAGGTGGAGTTACATGCCAGTCATCCATCTTAATGCAATTGCAATTGATCCAAGGAACCCAAATCTCTTTGCGGTTGCTGGCTCTGATGAGTATGCTCGACTTTATGATATTCGCAGGTATAAATGGGATGGATCAACTGATTTTGGCCAACCAACCGACTTCTTTTGCCCTCCACACTTGATTGGTGATCAGCAAGTTGGAATAACAGGCTTGGCCTTTTCTGAACAAAGAGAGCTGCTTGTGTCATACAATGATGAGCTTATTTACCTTTTTACCCAAGATATGGGTTTGGGACCAAATCCCCCTGATCCTGGGTCCCCTAAATCTATGAACAGTGATGCAAGTGAAATTGGATTTAGTCATGGATCTGTGTCATCTCAATCTAACATGGATGCTGATGACAAAATCACCCCACAAGTTTTTAAGGGACACAGGAATTGTGAGACAGTGAAGGGTGTTAACTTTTTTGGACCTAAATGTGAGTATGTGGTGAGTGGGTCTGATTGTGGTCGGATTTTCATATGGAAAAAGAAAGGTGGTCAGCTTATTCGTGTCATGGAAGCAGATAAGCATGTTGTGAACTGCATTGAGTCTCATCCTCATACAATGGTTCTTGCCAGCAGTGGTATTGAGAATGACATCAAGATATGGACTCCAAAGGCCCTTGAGAAAGCTACTTTGCCCAAAAATATTGAGCAG AAACCGAAGGCTAAGGGCTGGATGTACCGGATAGCTTATCCTGAAGACCTAATGCAACTGATTTCACTTCCAAGACGAAGGGTCAGGACAGAAAGCAATGGAGAAAACTCATCTACAGATCGAGACCTTCTACAATTGATACTGACATTCAATGCCAATAGTGACAGTTCTAACGAAGATGATGACGATGGTGATACAACCAGCCAAGACGACTTGTTCAGTTAG
- the LOC114369855 gene encoding DDB1- and CUL4-associated factor 8-like isoform X2 yields MTFTVVLHRKPIKVMMNKRPLTAVYNKALPDLCNRELGHLPPRNFALRLGASEDLVLRLELLRNLQKHRGCVNTVSFNADGDTLVSGSDDWGVILWDWETGRIKLSFHSGHSNNVFQAKFMPHSHDRTIVTCAADGQVRHAQILENGRVETKCLAKHQGRAHKLAVEPGSPHIFYTCGEDGLVQHFDLRTGAATELFTCQPIKDRWSYMPVIHLNAIAIDPRNPNLFAVAGSDEYARLYDIRRYKWDGSTDFGQPTDFFCPPHLIGDQQVGITGLAFSEQRELLVSYNDELIYLFTQDMGLGPNPPDPGSPKSMNSDASEIGFSHGSVSSQSNMDADDKITPQVFKGHRNCETVKGVNFFGPKCEYVVSGSDCGRIFIWKKKGGQLIRVMEADKHVVNCIESHPHTMVLASSGIENDIKIWTPKALEKATLPKNIEQRVHVFDHLHWFTIGGGYDDDDVMFDDDYEVDTSDNDDDDEEEEDDDDDNDYSDYINDYDDDYDCDDVDDNNGVDDKNDDNGNDDNFGGGCNDAN; encoded by the exons ATGACATTCACTGTTGTGCTGCATCGAAAACCTATCAAG GTCATGATGAACAAGAGGCCATTAACCGCCGTCTACAACAAGGCGCTCCCCGATCTTTGCAATCGAGAACTCGGCCACCTGCCCCCAAGGAATTTCGCTCTCCGTCTTGGCGCCTCCGAG GATCTTGTCCTTCGACTTGAATTACTGAGGAATCTGCAAAAACACAGAGGTTGTGTCAACACTGTGAGCTTCAATGCAGATGGTGACACTCTAGTCTCCGGTTCCGACGATTGGGGGGTTATTCTCTGGGACTGGGAAACTGGCCGCATTAAACTCTCCTTCCATTCTGGTCATTCTAACAATGTTTTCCAGGCCAAGTTCATGCCTCACTCTCATGATCGTACCATTGTCACCTGTGCTGCTGATGGACAG gtGAGACATGCTCAAATTCTTGAAAATGGACGAGTCGAAACTAAGTGTCTGGCCAAGCATCAGGGAAGGGCTCATAAGTTGGCTGTTGAGCCTGGTAGCCCTCATATCTTTTATACCTGTGGTGAAGATGGATTAGTGCAGCAT TTTGATTTGAGAACTGGGGCTGCAACAGAACTTTTTACATGCCAGCCAATCAAGGATAGGTGGAGTTACATGCCAGTCATCCATCTTAATGCAATTGCAATTGATCCAAGGAACCCAAATCTCTTTGCGGTTGCTGGCTCTGATGAGTATGCTCGACTTTATGATATTCGCAGGTATAAATGGGATGGATCAACTGATTTTGGCCAACCAACCGACTTCTTTTGCCCTCCACACTTGATTGGTGATCAGCAAGTTGGAATAACAGGCTTGGCCTTTTCTGAACAAAGAGAGCTGCTTGTGTCATACAATGATGAGCTTATTTACCTTTTTACCCAAGATATGGGTTTGGGACCAAATCCCCCTGATCCTGGGTCCCCTAAATCTATGAACAGTGATGCAAGTGAAATTGGATTTAGTCATGGATCTGTGTCATCTCAATCTAACATGGATGCTGATGACAAAATCACCCCACAAGTTTTTAAGGGACACAGGAATTGTGAGACAGTGAAGGGTGTTAACTTTTTTGGACCTAAATGTGAGTATGTGGTGAGTGGGTCTGATTGTGGTCGGATTTTCATATGGAAAAAGAAAGGTGGTCAGCTTATTCGTGTCATGGAAGCAGATAAGCATGTTGTGAACTGCATTGAGTCTCATCCTCATACAATGGTTCTTGCCAGCAGTGGTATTGAGAATGACATCAAGATATGGACTCCAAAGGCCCTTGAGAAAGCTACTTTGCCCAAAAATATTGAGCAG AGGGTTCACGTGTTTGATCATCTTCATTGGTTTACAATTGGTGGTGGCTATGATGACGATGATGTTATGTTTGATGATGATTATGAAGTTGATACATCtgacaatgatgatgatgatgaggaggaggaggatgaCGACGACGATAATGATTATAGCGATTATAtcaatgattatgatgatgattatgattGTGATGATGTTGATGACAACAATGGTGTTGATgataaaaatgatgacaatggcAACGATGATAATTTTGGTGGTGGTTGTAATGATGCAAATTGA
- the LOC114369855 gene encoding DDB1- and CUL4-associated factor 8-like isoform X1 encodes MFVEQSESLLTHPIHPQVMMNKRPLTAVYNKALPDLCNRELGHLPPRNFALRLGASEDLVLRLELLRNLQKHRGCVNTVSFNADGDTLVSGSDDWGVILWDWETGRIKLSFHSGHSNNVFQAKFMPHSHDRTIVTCAADGQVRHAQILENGRVETKCLAKHQGRAHKLAVEPGSPHIFYTCGEDGLVQHFDLRTGAATELFTCQPIKDRWSYMPVIHLNAIAIDPRNPNLFAVAGSDEYARLYDIRRYKWDGSTDFGQPTDFFCPPHLIGDQQVGITGLAFSEQRELLVSYNDELIYLFTQDMGLGPNPPDPGSPKSMNSDASEIGFSHGSVSSQSNMDADDKITPQVFKGHRNCETVKGVNFFGPKCEYVVSGSDCGRIFIWKKKGGQLIRVMEADKHVVNCIESHPHTMVLASSGIENDIKIWTPKALEKATLPKNIEQRVHVFDHLHWFTIGGGYDDDDVMFDDDYEVDTSDNDDDDEEEEDDDDDNDYSDYINDYDDDYDCDDVDDNNGVDDKNDDNGNDDNFGGGCNDAN; translated from the exons ATGTTTGTTGAGCAATCTGAATCTCTGCTTACACACCCAATTCATCCACAGGTCATGATGAACAAGAGGCCATTAACCGCCGTCTACAACAAGGCGCTCCCCGATCTTTGCAATCGAGAACTCGGCCACCTGCCCCCAAGGAATTTCGCTCTCCGTCTTGGCGCCTCCGAG GATCTTGTCCTTCGACTTGAATTACTGAGGAATCTGCAAAAACACAGAGGTTGTGTCAACACTGTGAGCTTCAATGCAGATGGTGACACTCTAGTCTCCGGTTCCGACGATTGGGGGGTTATTCTCTGGGACTGGGAAACTGGCCGCATTAAACTCTCCTTCCATTCTGGTCATTCTAACAATGTTTTCCAGGCCAAGTTCATGCCTCACTCTCATGATCGTACCATTGTCACCTGTGCTGCTGATGGACAG gtGAGACATGCTCAAATTCTTGAAAATGGACGAGTCGAAACTAAGTGTCTGGCCAAGCATCAGGGAAGGGCTCATAAGTTGGCTGTTGAGCCTGGTAGCCCTCATATCTTTTATACCTGTGGTGAAGATGGATTAGTGCAGCAT TTTGATTTGAGAACTGGGGCTGCAACAGAACTTTTTACATGCCAGCCAATCAAGGATAGGTGGAGTTACATGCCAGTCATCCATCTTAATGCAATTGCAATTGATCCAAGGAACCCAAATCTCTTTGCGGTTGCTGGCTCTGATGAGTATGCTCGACTTTATGATATTCGCAGGTATAAATGGGATGGATCAACTGATTTTGGCCAACCAACCGACTTCTTTTGCCCTCCACACTTGATTGGTGATCAGCAAGTTGGAATAACAGGCTTGGCCTTTTCTGAACAAAGAGAGCTGCTTGTGTCATACAATGATGAGCTTATTTACCTTTTTACCCAAGATATGGGTTTGGGACCAAATCCCCCTGATCCTGGGTCCCCTAAATCTATGAACAGTGATGCAAGTGAAATTGGATTTAGTCATGGATCTGTGTCATCTCAATCTAACATGGATGCTGATGACAAAATCACCCCACAAGTTTTTAAGGGACACAGGAATTGTGAGACAGTGAAGGGTGTTAACTTTTTTGGACCTAAATGTGAGTATGTGGTGAGTGGGTCTGATTGTGGTCGGATTTTCATATGGAAAAAGAAAGGTGGTCAGCTTATTCGTGTCATGGAAGCAGATAAGCATGTTGTGAACTGCATTGAGTCTCATCCTCATACAATGGTTCTTGCCAGCAGTGGTATTGAGAATGACATCAAGATATGGACTCCAAAGGCCCTTGAGAAAGCTACTTTGCCCAAAAATATTGAGCAG AGGGTTCACGTGTTTGATCATCTTCATTGGTTTACAATTGGTGGTGGCTATGATGACGATGATGTTATGTTTGATGATGATTATGAAGTTGATACATCtgacaatgatgatgatgatgaggaggaggaggatgaCGACGACGATAATGATTATAGCGATTATAtcaatgattatgatgatgattatgattGTGATGATGTTGATGACAACAATGGTGTTGATgataaaaatgatgacaatggcAACGATGATAATTTTGGTGGTGGTTGTAATGATGCAAATTGA